From a region of the Flavobacterium branchiarum genome:
- a CDS encoding helix-turn-helix domain-containing protein has protein sequence MIGIKIKELRKIKELSIIELSNKLGVGYSELYNIESGKNKKIEFLLMDKVCNVFDVDFNYFLKSPNPKVFNDDKIMGRLTEIAMLCVYRKIIKQNEVQIVELKQVIKDLKRRRDL, from the coding sequence ATGATTGGAATTAAAATTAAGGAACTAAGAAAAATTAAAGAATTATCTATAATCGAATTGTCTAATAAATTAGGGGTTGGCTATTCAGAATTGTATAATATTGAAAGTGGAAAAAATAAAAAAATTGAATTTTTATTAATGGATAAGGTTTGTAATGTGTTTGATGTTGATTTTAATTATTTTTTAAAAAGTCCTAATCCAAAAGTATTTAATGATGATAAAATTATGGGGCGCTTGACTGAGATTGCGATGCTGTGCGTTTATCGAAAAATAATAAAACAAAATGAAGTGCAAATTGTAGAATTGAAGCAGGTAATAAAAGATTTAAAAAGAAGAAGAGATTTATAA
- a CDS encoding aspartate kinase, giving the protein MRVFKFGGASVKDAEGIKNVYDVLQKVGYEDVLLVVSAMGKTTNALEVVIKNYFEKSNELNSSVQEVKKYHNQILLDLFEDEKNEVFTAVNAFFSELEYFLANNKSPNYNFVYDQIVSFGELISTTIISHFMNFMGIHTQWIDVRNFIKTDATYRDAEVDWEVTQKNIGKNVKRNILNITQGFLGADENNFTTTLGREGSDYTAAIFAYCLNAESVTIWKDVPGVMNADPRYFENASLLNQISYREAIELAFYGATVIHPKTLQPLQKKEIPLYVKSFINPLLKGTSVSKGVDLEPYLPCFIVKRNQLLISLSSIDFSFIMEENISEIFALFHEFKIKVNLIQNSAISFSVCVEDKFENFNDMNAILSKKFKVDFSENVTLYTIRHFDDKAAEAVEENKEVLLKQVSRETMQMVTKELN; this is encoded by the coding sequence ATGAGAGTATTCAAATTTGGTGGTGCCTCAGTAAAAGATGCTGAAGGAATTAAAAACGTATATGACGTTTTGCAAAAGGTAGGTTATGAAGATGTATTGCTTGTAGTTTCGGCTATGGGGAAAACCACAAACGCTCTTGAGGTTGTAATAAAGAATTATTTTGAGAAATCGAACGAGCTAAATTCGTCTGTTCAGGAAGTAAAAAAATACCATAACCAAATATTGTTGGATTTATTTGAAGATGAAAAAAATGAAGTCTTTACAGCTGTAAATGCCTTTTTCTCAGAATTAGAATATTTTCTAGCTAACAACAAATCTCCTAACTATAACTTTGTTTATGACCAGATTGTAAGCTTTGGAGAATTAATTTCGACTACTATCATAAGTCATTTCATGAATTTCATGGGTATTCATACCCAATGGATCGATGTACGTAACTTTATAAAAACTGACGCTACATACAGAGATGCTGAAGTAGACTGGGAAGTAACTCAAAAAAATATTGGTAAAAATGTAAAGCGAAATATCTTAAACATCACTCAAGGATTCTTAGGTGCCGATGAAAACAATTTTACTACTACTTTAGGCCGTGAAGGATCAGATTACACTGCTGCAATTTTTGCTTATTGCTTAAATGCTGAAAGTGTTACGATCTGGAAAGATGTTCCTGGAGTAATGAATGCTGACCCTCGTTATTTTGAAAACGCAAGTTTACTTAATCAGATTTCATATCGTGAAGCCATCGAATTGGCGTTTTACGGAGCAACTGTTATTCATCCAAAAACATTACAACCTTTACAGAAAAAAGAAATTCCGTTGTATGTAAAATCTTTCATAAACCCATTACTAAAAGGAACTAGTGTTTCTAAGGGAGTCGATTTAGAGCCTTATTTACCTTGTTTTATTGTAAAGAGAAACCAACTTTTAATTTCGCTTTCATCAATAGATTTTTCTTTTATAATGGAAGAAAATATCAGTGAGATTTTTGCTTTATTCCATGAATTTAAAATTAAAGTAAATTTAATTCAAAACTCAGCGATTAGTTTTTCTGTTTGTGTAGAAGATAAATTTGAAAATTTCAATGATATGAACGCTATTCTTTCTAAAAAATTCAAAGTAGATTTTAGCGAAAATGTTACCCTGTACACTATTCGTCATTTTGATGATAAAGCAGCCGAAGCTGTTGAAGAAAATAAAGAAGTTTTACTAAAACAAGTGAGCCGCGAAACTATGCAAATGGTAACAAAAGAATTAAATTAA
- a CDS encoding helix-turn-helix transcriptional regulator, producing MNVTVGNKLKKIRKQKDLSQEEIASSLKLSQSTYARIERGESGSWASHINIICEVFEISPEDLFKVEIAEEKEESSNLNETSIINQLSNKIIEQYEARIKELKKVIKDLKRKRDL from the coding sequence ATGAATGTTACAGTAGGAAATAAATTGAAAAAAATACGTAAACAAAAAGATCTATCACAAGAGGAAATAGCAAGTTCTTTGAAACTGTCACAATCTACGTATGCACGTATAGAAAGAGGCGAAAGTGGTTCATGGGCTAGTCATATCAATATAATATGTGAGGTTTTTGAGATAAGCCCTGAAGATTTGTTTAAGGTTGAAATAGCAGAAGAGAAAGAAGAGAGCAGCAACTTGAATGAAACTTCCATTATCAATCAATTGTCTAATAAGATAATAGAGCAATATGAAGCGCGAATAAAAGAATTGAAAAAAGTAATAAAAGATTTAAAAAGAAAACGAGATTTATAA
- a CDS encoding GNAT family N-acetyltransferase yields the protein MNIRKGNPEDMKAVLGLIQELAIFEKEPAAVLVTESDLIRDGFGESPLFHVFVAEVDTEIVGIALYYYRFSTWKGKTIHLEDLIVKDKMRGSGLGMALYSEIMQQAKKDNVRRVEWNVLDWNTPAIKFYENSGAKVFEEWRVVQMDEAGINTFLDKNNNLKQNI from the coding sequence ATGAATATTAGAAAAGGAAATCCTGAAGATATGAAAGCTGTATTAGGCTTGATTCAGGAGTTGGCCATATTCGAAAAAGAACCTGCTGCAGTTTTAGTTACTGAGAGCGATTTAATTCGTGATGGCTTTGGCGAGAGTCCTCTTTTTCATGTATTTGTGGCCGAGGTGGATACCGAAATAGTTGGAATTGCTTTATACTATTACCGCTTTTCTACCTGGAAAGGCAAAACGATACATTTAGAAGATTTAATCGTTAAAGATAAAATGCGTGGATCTGGTTTAGGAATGGCATTATACTCCGAGATAATGCAACAGGCCAAAAAGGACAACGTAAGAAGAGTTGAATGGAATGTACTTGATTGGAATACTCCTGCAATTAAATTCTATGAGAATTCTGGCGCAAAAGTATTCGAAGAATGGCGTGTCGTTCAGATGGACGAAGCAGGAATCAATACTTTTTTAGATAAAAACAATAACTTAAAACAAAATATATAA
- a CDS encoding helix-turn-helix domain-containing protein, translating into MNVIIGKKLKKLRKNKNLSQEQIADFLCISQSAYARIERGESNSWSSHINIICEVFKISPVELMKEDIVDEDEESNSLKESLISNPLSEELIEQYAVRIRVLEKVIKELKIIIKDHKLKSSN; encoded by the coding sequence ATGAATGTAATCATAGGAAAAAAGTTAAAAAAATTACGTAAAAACAAAAACCTATCTCAAGAACAAATAGCTGATTTTCTATGTATATCTCAGTCTGCGTATGCTAGGATAGAAAGAGGGGAAAGCAATTCTTGGTCAAGTCATATCAATATAATATGTGAGGTTTTCAAAATAAGTCCAGTTGAGTTAATGAAGGAGGATATTGTAGATGAAGATGAAGAGAGTAACAGTTTAAAAGAAAGTCTTATTAGCAATCCATTGTCAGAAGAATTAATAGAACAATATGCAGTAAGAATAAGAGTACTGGAAAAAGTTATAAAAGAATTAAAAATAATAATTAAGGATCATAAACTCAAAAGTAGCAACTAG